ATAGAGGCTGGGCGAGTTGATGCCCATCGCTTCCGTCAGATCGGTCAGCGATGCCCCTTCATATCCCTTCGACCAGAAAACTTCCATGGCCTTTTGCAAGGCCTGGGCACGGTCGAAGTTCCGCGGGCGCCCACGTTCAGCCATGCCCGCGATTTTACTCGTGTCGCCTATTTTGTGTTGATCGATAAAAAATTGTTGACCGCGCCGCAATGGCCCGGCGATGATATTTGTACCGATCACTACAAAACGAGGTTGACCATGCAGAACTTGAACGGAAAAGTGGCGTTCGTCACGGGCGGCAGCCGAGGCATCGGCGCCGCCATTGTTCGCCGCCTCGCCGCCGACGGCGCGGACGTGGCCTTCACCTATGTCAGCGCATCGTCGGCCGCACCCGCCCAGGCGCTGGTGCAGGAATTGACGGCGCAAGGCCGCCGCGCCAAAGCCATCCAGGCCGACTCCGCGGACGCCGACGCTGTCAAGCGCGCAGTTGAAGTCAGCATCCGCGAGCTTGGTCCTATCGACGTGCTGGTCAACAACGCCGGCATTTTTCTGGCCGGGCATGTTGCGGACACCAGCCTGGACGACTACGAGCGGACGATGGACATCAACGTGCGAGCGCCTTTCGTCGCCATCCAGGCGGCTCAGGCCTCGATGCCGGATGGCGGCCGCATCATCAACATCGGCAGTTGCCTGGCGCCTCGCGCGGGCCGCGCGGGCGTTGCGCTGTATGCAGCCAGCAAGTCTGCGATGGTCGGACTGACGCAAGGACTGGCGCGCGATCTGGGATCTCGCGGGATCACGGTGAACGTCGTGCACCCGGGACCCATCGACACTGACATGAACCCGGCCGATGGAGACCGCGCGGCTGATCTGGTGGCAGTGCTGTCCTTGCCTCACTATGGGGAAGCGCGCGACATCGCGGGGATGGTCGCATTCCTGGCAGGACCGGAAGGACGCTATGTCACGGGCGCGAGCTTGGCCGTCGATGGCGGGTACGCGGCCTGATGTGGTCGTTTCTAAAACTTTTTCGCAACCCGACTTGCACAAACAAAAAAAGCCCCATATAATCTTTCTTCTTCGCAGCACACACATAACGAAACGCTACAGCGGCAACGCAGCAGCAGATCAAAGTGAGTGACTCGCAGGGCTGTTAGCTCAGTTGGTAGAGCAGCGG
The DNA window shown above is from Achromobacter spanius and carries:
- a CDS encoding 3-oxoacyl-ACP reductase family protein is translated as MQNLNGKVAFVTGGSRGIGAAIVRRLAADGADVAFTYVSASSAAPAQALVQELTAQGRRAKAIQADSADADAVKRAVEVSIRELGPIDVLVNNAGIFLAGHVADTSLDDYERTMDINVRAPFVAIQAAQASMPDGGRIINIGSCLAPRAGRAGVALYAASKSAMVGLTQGLARDLGSRGITVNVVHPGPIDTDMNPADGDRAADLVAVLSLPHYGEARDIAGMVAFLAGPEGRYVTGASLAVDGGYAA